The following proteins are encoded in a genomic region of Holosporales bacterium:
- a CDS encoding DUF927 domain-containing protein, whose product MIDKDVTTAPADEQGANSKIEDDSIKSTADSKPISEANQDLPKSIFGGVPNTSVTDKPVNSLGGPNTESCGVECLNMIIDQNDDRLVRVEIQTEADTSRVVDIPRELLSGKRGELLIPFLESKGLRRGTKQKIIDHIYSKESGLRRIKLFDQSGWHSYEGELFYITSEDVSYIADPLSLARTVSNISYEMATQSPMGRSPAEWDANVGKYLFGNPLLQAATYYALTASLLPFVPIAIAPIFNLVGQSRKGKSTALKLALSLYRKPSNNAFFTWNSTCNDMENKALENNNTVVVYDEMHFCCDHAGEIDKFVFAASSGLERGRCLKSGSSKKQKAYQCTILSSSEKSFEQIMNSAKKPVIEGSLSRIVDFDITWLRTDSVVQNLHGHENLTSLCAAIIGGVEQNFGGIAHAFVRELLSHPDVNYDQDKLIEFVNKYFNEARDSILVSYKGMDIDHILRERLTIPICQQAIGLMALDLRAITLGSIDKRKAREDILSSALAIRNSICEAWFERDSICESREEFIIDSFLTKLKANNGRFPIVKRNTSQSVVTLHDQIGVLTPSWGWRMLNHEDTTYFIIRDSFKSEFCKDVSARNLLLALENMKWLQRENWANKKRQKTLISRVSIDHARLCVYKIVIPMPEGETREVDEGEEAETGRCTNSISWKEKRQQQGLMN is encoded by the coding sequence ATGATTGATAAAGATGTAACAACCGCCCCCGCTGATGAGCAAGGGGCAAATTCAAAAATCGAGGATGATTCTATCAAATCTACGGCTGATTCCAAGCCTATTAGTGAAGCGAATCAAGATTTACCTAAGTCTATCTTTGGTGGCGTTCCCAATACGAGTGTTACTGACAAACCGGTCAATAGCTTGGGGGGACCTAATACAGAGTCGTGTGGCGTTGAGTGTCTTAATATGATCATCGATCAAAATGATGACCGATTGGTGAGGGTGGAAATCCAGACGGAAGCTGATACCTCACGAGTTGTTGATATTCCTAGAGAGTTGCTCTCGGGAAAAAGAGGAGAACTGCTCATACCATTTCTCGAAAGTAAAGGCCTGCGTCGAGGGACGAAACAGAAAATAATTGATCACATATATTCCAAGGAATCTGGTCTACGTAGGATAAAGCTCTTCGACCAAAGTGGGTGGCATTCATATGAGGGTGAACTCTTTTATATAACTTCTGAGGACGTAAGCTACATTGCTGATCCGCTATCATTAGCTAGAACGGTTAGTAATATTTCTTATGAGATGGCCACCCAATCTCCTATGGGAAGATCACCAGCAGAATGGGATGCTAATGTGGGGAAGTACTTATTTGGCAATCCACTTCTGCAAGCGGCTACCTATTACGCGTTGACTGCTTCGCTGTTGCCTTTTGTTCCAATTGCGATTGCACCTATTTTTAATTTGGTGGGGCAATCGCGTAAGGGGAAAAGCACCGCTTTGAAATTAGCTTTGTCGCTTTATCGCAAGCCTAGCAATAATGCTTTTTTCACTTGGAATAGCACCTGTAACGATATGGAGAATAAGGCACTCGAAAATAATAACACCGTTGTTGTCTATGATGAGATGCATTTTTGTTGCGATCATGCAGGTGAAATCGACAAATTTGTTTTTGCTGCTAGTTCTGGATTAGAAAGGGGGCGTTGTCTGAAATCCGGTAGCTCAAAAAAGCAGAAGGCTTACCAGTGCACGATTCTCAGCTCTTCAGAAAAATCGTTTGAGCAGATAATGAATTCGGCCAAGAAACCAGTAATAGAAGGAAGCTTATCAAGGATAGTTGATTTTGACATTACATGGTTGAGAACCGATAGCGTAGTACAAAACCTACACGGTCACGAGAATTTGACTTCTCTGTGTGCAGCTATAATAGGTGGGGTTGAGCAGAACTTTGGAGGTATTGCTCACGCTTTTGTGAGGGAGTTGTTGAGTCATCCTGATGTCAACTACGATCAGGATAAACTTATTGAATTTGTGAACAAATACTTCAATGAGGCACGGGATAGTATTCTCGTAAGCTATAAAGGCATGGATATCGATCACATATTACGAGAGAGGTTAACTATTCCAATTTGTCAGCAGGCGATTGGCTTGATGGCTCTTGATTTGAGAGCGATAACCTTAGGTTCAATAGACAAGAGGAAGGCGAGAGAGGATATTCTTAGCAGTGCGCTGGCTATAAGGAATTCGATATGTGAGGCTTGGTTTGAGAGGGATAGTATTTGCGAAAGTAGGGAGGAATTTATTATCGACTCCTTCCTGACTAAGTTAAAAGCCAATAACGGGAGATTCCCCATTGTTAAAAGAAACACAAGCCAAAGCGTTGTTACGCTACATGATCAGATAGGGGTATTAACTCCTTCCTGGGGGTGGAGGATGTTAAATCATGAGGACACCACTTATTTTATCATTAGGGATTCTTTTAAGAGTGAGTTTTGTAAAGATGTCTCTGCCCGGAATCTGCTGTTAGCGTTAGAAAATATGAAGTGGCTGCAGAGGGAGAATTGGGCGAATAAGAAAAGGCAGAAGACACTTATTAGTCGGGTATCGATCGACCATGCCCGTTTATGTGTTTATAAGATCGTTATACCAATGCCAGAAGGTGAAACTCGTGAGGTAGATGAGGGCGAAGAGGCCGAGACAGGCAGATGCACTAATAGTATTAGTTGGAAAGAAAAACGCCAGCAGCAAGGTCTTATGAATTAA